Sequence from the Bubalus kerabau isolate K-KA32 ecotype Philippines breed swamp buffalo chromosome 17, PCC_UOA_SB_1v2, whole genome shotgun sequence genome:
TGAGAGATCCAGGTACTTCAGGTCGTACTTCAAAAACAGGCGCGATGCCGACGCAGCCTTGCGTTTCGCCATGGGCAACGCGGTCCTCTTCTCCATGTGCCGAGTCCCCGTCATCTGCTGGCTGGTCTGCTCTTGTCTGAAGCAACAGATGGAGAGAGGAAGCAGCCTGCCTCGGGCATTCCCCAACGCCACGGCCGTGTTCATCCACTACCTCTCCAGCCTGTTGCCAACCAGGGTGAGGCATGTCGTCGGCGAGACCCCCCAGGAGCAGTTGAAACGCCTGTGCTCCTTGGCTGTGGAGGGCATGTGGAAGAACCAGTGGGTGTTCagtgagacggacctcaacctggcCAGACTGGACGAAAGGGACATCGAGGTGTTTCTTGGGGTGAGGGTCCTCCGGAGGGCAGTGGCCGGCGGGGACCTTGTCGCCTTCGCCCACCCGAGCTTCCAGGAGTTCTTTGCCGCCCTGCTAttcatcctctgcttcccacaGAGGCTCAGGAATTTCCAAGTGTTGGACCACTTCCGCATCTTACAGCTGCTTGCTcatcctgggagaaggaaaaaccACCTGGCCGGGATGGCGCTGTTCCTGTTTGGCCTGTTGAATGACACGTGCGCCCTTGCCGTGGAGCAGCTGTTTGGGTGCAAGGTGTCCCTGGGGAACAAGAGGAAACTGCTGAAGGTCGCCACCATGCCGCCCGACGGTGACCCCCCAACCCCGCACCACGGGCTCCCCCAGCTGTTCTACTGTCTGCACGAGATCCGGGAGGAGGTCTTCGTGGGTCAGATCCTCCACGACCACCGTAAGTCTCTGCTGGTCATCAGCAAGATCAGAGACCTGCAGGTCTCCGCTTTCTGCCTCAAGTTCTGCCGACAGCTGCGGGAGTTAGAACTGACCATCGCCTGGGCCGTCGCCAAAGCCACCAGCCTCTTGCCAGGCCCTCTTCCTTCCCCCCAGTAAGTGCTCGAATCTCTCCTTCGGTGGGATTCGAGGTCCTGCTGGGGAACCTTGTCTAGCATCTCCTGGGCATCAAGGGTGACCGCCTGTCGTGAGTGGATCCCTTGCGCATGGGAGTTTGTCTTATAAACCGGCCGTTCtggtttaacaaaaaaaaaagaattggtagTGGTGGGCTCAATGGTGACTTCATTATCTGAACCCCAGAGACCATCAGTGAACTAGAGAAACTTcgtgtattttttttctctctcatgcaACTAAAGGAAGTGCTGGGTTAAATGTTCTGCAGAGCATGTGTTTAGTCATATTCCGAGTAAATTCTGCTTGAAACAATATGGCTTCGTTGAAAACATGAGCAGGAAACAAACGTTTATGTCTCGGTTGAGGGTTGTCGTGAACATTTGGTACACTTTCACTGACCCACGTGTCTAAGAGTGTGTGGCATTCTAAAcctcctgttgttgtttagttgataagtcgtgtctgattcttggcaaccccacggactgtagcccgccaggctcctctgtccatgggattctccaggggactacactggagtgggttgccatgtccttctccagggggtcttcctgacccagggatcgaacccatgtttcttacatctcctgcactggcaggcaggttctttacagctgacccaccaaggaagccccaaactgCTGGTGGAAAAGCATAAAATGGAAGAGAAAGTAACTCCTAAGCTGGGGGGAAAATAACAGGACAGACAGTATTCCTGGGGTTGCTGAGTTCCACTAAAACCGAGAAAATACTGGAACAAAAAAGCAAGATGCACAGATCACCTTCCTTCCTGCTATGCCGAGTGCCCTCCCCCTCACGCACCTGGGGTTCCCTCCTGTCTGTCCCCCTCATTGTGTGGGGCTCCCCCCATCTGTCACCCCTCACTCTGTGGGGCTCCCCCCGTCTGTCACCCCTCACTCTGTGGGGCTCCCCCCATCTGTCCCCCTCATTCTGTGGGGCTCCCCCCTCTATCACCCCCTCATTCTGTGGGGCTCCCTGTCTGTCCCCCTCACTCTGTGGGGCTCCCTCCATCTGTCCCCCTCACTCTGTGGGGTCCCCCCTCTATCACCCCCTCATTCTGTGGGGCTCCCCCGTCTGTCCCCCTCACTCTGTGGGGTCCCCCGTCTGTCCCCCTCATTCTGTGGGGCTCCCCTGTCTGTCCCCCTCATTCTGTACACACTGTAATGTTTTCAGTCTCCAGGCACGTGCTGTCCAGTGGGGTCTCTGACAGGGAAGAGTGAAGGCGAAGACCAGAGCCGAACCACTGAACACGCTGCTGTTGGGAGAGAGTTTAGATTCTGTGCTCACCATGCCCTAATAGTAATAATGATACTTTCCCCTTATTCTGTTCCTTTATagagttttttcttcctttttaaaacgTTTTACTTTATGTGTGGTAGAGCCAATCAACCATGCCGCGATAGTTtcgggtgaacagtgaagggactcagccctacatacacagagttccctgtgtctacagaaggtccttgttggttctccatTTTAATAGCAGcgtgtgcatgtccatcccaaactccctaaccatcccttccccccatccttcccccctgCTAACCATAagttcccaaagagtcagacacgactgagcgactgaactggaccataagttcgttctctaagtctgagtctctttctgtttcgtaagctcattttcatcatttctctCTAGATCCACATACGAGGGGTGTCATATGAtacttctccttctctgacttgctTCAAGGCGTTTCTCCTTAATGACAATTTCATAGGCACACAGTAAGAATATGATTTCTATCTGGTGACCTAATTCCTGCCTGCACATAAATCCTGACTGATCACAGCTCAGCTCTCTCTCCCTCAGTCACATTAAACTGTAAGTGGGGCCACAAATCCTCCTGGAATAGAATGAGAAGTCTCAGAGCCGTTCTGCTGGGcaactttgtatttattttttaagtatgtaTTATGCATTTGGCTGCGTGGGGTCTGGGTGGCGGCAGCGGCTTCCTGCTTGCATCGTGTGGGATCTCCCCTCGCAGCGCAGATGCTCCAGCTGTGCctcctgggctcagtagctgtagcgCGGGGATTTGCTGCTCTGcaggcatgtgggagcttagttcccaccagggatcaaacccacaccccctgcattgcgaagcagattcttaatcactgggccaccaggcaagtctcCTGGGCCACTTTCTAAATGAGGACATCTCAGGAAAGCCCCAAAGGGATCCATGATCATAAGTAAGTCCTGGGTTTGCtggtaggttttctcgagcttaATCGCTACTGATGAgccattttttctgtttttgtttttgtttttgtttttttcactccCACACAGACCAGAAGGCAGTGAGAGGCGTTCTCTCTGGTGGCAAGACTTCTGCTCTGTGTTTAAGACACACGAGAGTTTGGAAGTCCTGACTGTGAGAGACAgtgtgatggacacggaggccgtGGAGACTCTTGCCGCAGCACTGAGGCATCCCCACTGTAACCTCCGGAAACTGATGTGAGTGCCAGTCAGCCTGACCTCCGTGTcggccactcagtcgtgtccaactcttagcgaccccatggaccgcagcacgccgggcttccctgtccttcaccatctcccagagcttgctcaaactcatgtccatcgagtcagtgatgccatccagccatctcatcctctgtctcccccttctcctcccgccttttctctttcccagcatcagggtcttttccaaggagtcagctctttacatcagggggccaaagtactggagcttcagcttcagcatccatccttccagagAGTGTTCAGGGTTGATGGGCTCGTAGGACGCTGTGATAACTGCCACCGCTTGCTTCTTCAGCTTTAAGCGTGTGGGCTCTCTCGTGGTGAGTGAAGGCATCATCAGAGTTTTGGTGGAAAACCAGTACCTGAGACACTTGGAAATACAAGACACGGAAGTGGGATGCCAAGTGATAGACGCTCTCTGCAACACCCTGAAACACCCATGGTGTTTTCTGCAGTTTCTCAGGTGAGGCCCGAGGCGCGGCGGGGAGAGGACGCCGGCACCCAGGGCGCTGGTCGCAGGCTCAGTCTGGCTGACGTCTCATTGTGTGCAGTTGCTGCTCGTTTCACCCAGCTTTCTTCTTTTATCAAAGTGTCATcgatttacaatatcgtgttagcttcaggtgtacagcacagcaaTTCCGTTCTgcagatagattttttttcagattcttttccattataggttattgtgaGATATTGAagatagttccctgggctatgctgtgctgtgctaagttgcttcagtcctgtccaactctgtgcgacaccatggactgtagcccaccaggctcctctgtccagggggattctccaggcaagaatactagagtggattgccgggccctcctccaggggttcttcccgacccagggatggaactggtgtctcctgcattggcaggcgggtccttaacctgggaagccctacagttctctgtgctatagaggAAACCCTGGTTGCTTCATCTACTTTATTGTTTAATTGGACTATAGTTGCGTTACAGCATTGTCtttgcttctgctgtacagcaacgtgATCGATTCTGGACATAATCTATTCTGAACATACACCTGTTCATCCCAGACTCCTGatctctgcctctccccacccctttcccctctggtaactgtGAGTTTGTATCctatgtttgtgagtcttttTCTCTTCAGTAAATAAATTCTTTCATGTTATGCtgcagattccacatataagtgataccaaaATGTCTGTGTTTGACTCACTTCACACAGTATgatcatctctgggtccatctctgttgctgcaaatggcagccTTTCATTCCTATTTGTGACCGTTCACTCAGCTTCTTTTTTAAGATGATGGTCTCATACATGCACGCACTGTGAACCGCTCACCACCATCAGGCTAATTAACCCCTTGGCCGGCTCACAAGCCACCGTTTGAACACTTGAGATCAGCTCTGTTAGCCACTTCTGTGCACACGGCCATCGAGTTAACCATCAGCAGACTGGACCAGAGATCTCCAGAGTTCAGTCACCTTATAACTGGGGGGTTGCGCCCTTTAACCATCATTTCCTCCACCCCGCCCCCTGCCTGCAGCCCCCACTCTGTCCACTGGTTCTTCATCCTGAAGGTGGTTTGGCGGATAAACGTGGAAAGAAGATGTGCTCAAGGGCAGGCAGAGTCCCTGTCTGGGATTGGAGCCCCACGGTTACCCCACGCCCGTTCGTCACAGCCCCTCGTGTGTTGTTTTCTATTGTGctagtgaaagtcgctccgtcgtgtctgatcctttgtgaccccgtggactacacagtccatgggattctccaggccagaatcctggagtgggtagcctttcccttctccagtggatcttcccaacccaggaattgaaccggggtctcccgcgttgcggtggattctttaccagctgagccagcagggaagcctgttttCCGTTGGTGATGTGCAGTTCAGATGCTGAATAGATGCAGGTTCACCCAGGGAGGATGGAAGCCCCCTCCCACGGCTCTTGGGGAGGGACGAGGGCCAAGGAGGATGCAAGGTCAGGTGGCTGGGGGCACCACGCCACCCGGGAGCTCAGGGCTGCTGTCGCTGTGACTCCCGCAGGCTGGAAGGTTGCCCGTTCGACCCCACCAACGGAGCTGAGCTCACCAGGAGTCTCAAGAGGAACATCCAtctgaagaccctgatgctgagacgTGTCTCCCTGGAGAGGGGCGAGCAGTGTCCCCCCGTGCTGGCGCCCCAGCTGGAGAGGCTGTCGTGAGTCTTACCGGGTGCCATGCTGTGCCTCAGATGGTCGgtagatggagaaaaacagaaaaggcgGGAGAGTGCATCACGGAACAAAGCAAAGTCTTGTGATTGTTAATGGTGTGGGAGGGACAGTGAAGGgttgagacagagagagagagacagagacacagagagacagacagacagacagagacagagactgagagacggacagacagagacagacagacagagacagagagagagagacaggcagacagacagagacagatacagagagacagacagagacagagacagacagacagacacagacagagacagagacagacaaagacagatggagagacagggagacagagacagagactgagagacggacagagacagacagacagagatagagagacagagacagatggagagacagacagggagacagagacagagacagacagagagagacaggcagacagacagaaagagactgagagacagagacagggaaagacacacagagagagacacagacagacagagatggagagacagatggagagacagacagggagacagacaaggaggcagggagaatgcgagacagagacagacagacaatgggagagacagacagagacacagacaggGCTCTAGCCCAGCACGTGTTCGCACCTGCTGTCCCGGGAGGTAGAAGCACAGTGATCCTGGCGCATCATCAGCCCCTCTTCGCACTGGAACCTCGCCGGCACCGTCTTCCCTCCTCACGGGTGGCCCTGGCCCCGgaacccccgccccgccccatctGGAGGTGGGCTCAGGCTCCCTACCTGTGTTTGCCGCGACACGGCCACACACGGACGACACGGAGCACGGGTCTGCAGACCCTCGGGCTCTTGAGCGGCCTCATCAGCCGTGTGTGCTTTTCCCAGCCAACCGACATCTCCTGTGTTTCGCTTTTCTACAGGCTGTTCCTCTTTGGTGCTGAGCGGTAACGTGTGTATGAACACGCAACAGTCTAAGTGTCTGTCTTATCCGCCGCTGAGGCCTGagctgttcacacacacacacacacacacatacacgtagaACTGCCACGTCACGGAGAGCGCTCATCTTCAGGATTACCAGGCTCATTTCCAGACCACACGTACCAATTTGCAGGCCCACCTGCGGTGCGTGTGAAAATCCCCCCACGCCAAATTCTCATCAGACTCTTGTTACTGCTCCGGCTTTGGCCCATCTGTTGAGGGGAAAATGACATGCTGCTGTTTACGTGTAACTCAAGcactagattttattttttaactgaaggatgacTGACTCACAACCTGAGTGAGTTTCTGGTGACCTGGTACTTTCTAGCTCACAGAACGATCACCACGGCAAGTCCAGGGATCAGCTGTCACCAAACCGAGTGATGCCAACATTAGATACtttctttcctccattttatttttgtaacatttaaatttttttaatttttatttggctgagccggtcttagttgcagcatgtgagatcgacttccctgactggggatcgaacctgagcccctgCACTGGGGACGTgcaggcttagccactggaccaccagagaagtcccaaccaCAGACACTTTCTTATTTACATCTGCCCTCCTTCGCTGTGGATGAAAACGCTTTCAGAACCATCCTCTCCACCTTAGCTGTTTTTTTTGTCTGCTTTTTGGCTACAGGGCATGTGGGAGGTTAGATCCCCCCacccgggatcaaacccgtgcccctgcTGTGGAAGCGCAGGGccgtaaccactggacctccaaggaagccGCTGCACCTTAGCTTCTCTAACACGCAGGCCTGCCTTACGTCTTCAGGGCACCTTTCCATCTTTCTGTAACTTTCAGACATGTTGTCTCTTCCCACGTCATCTCCATAAATGTCTTCACTCTTAGACTCCCTGCTGGTCACTTTCTCACCCTCTTCATCCCTCTCTATAACTTTTTTCTTGATCCACAATTTCTTCTCACATCATGACCCCCAGTCCTCTTCTTTAAGCCCGGGAAGCCCTAAGAGGTGGTCACAGAAGTGGGAGGAGACGTCTGCCTTTAGATCGGAAGCCCAGATGGAAACCGTTGAGTTTCAGCAGGAGACCAGGAAAAACCCAGTCAAGGGAACAAATTAAACTGCATCCCGACTGTGAGTGTCTCACCCACAGGCTGGAGAATTGTGACCTCACACCGCTTTCCTGCGGAAGTCTTGCCTTTTCTCTCGTGAGTAACCAGAGTCTGACCCACCTGAGCCTGGCAGAAAACGCCTTGCAGGATGACGGGGTGAAGCAGCTCTGGAACATCTTGGGACATTTTCCGTCTCCTCTGCAGAGGCTGGTGTAAGTCCCTAGACACTGCTCTCTGGAACTCCCTGGGGAAGAATAGGGCAGTGGGGAGAGACTGCCGTGTGTATGTTATATGTTCCTTTATGCCACGGATTGATCAAGCACCTACTGCACGCATGGCATTGTGTGGATACTGGAAGAAAGCGTAACAGAGAGGAGGATGGCAGTGGTTTCAGTTTCAGGGGCAAACTAGCTAGGGACAGAGTTCTCAGATTATGTGCCAGGCGACCCAGCAGGGAATCACAGAGGCACAGCTTTGTGAGATGTCAGAGATGCTGACATCTTTTCGTCACTGCAGGAGCCATTAGCTTGAGGCAGTTCCAACACCAGATCATGCTAAATTCTTTTCAGCGatgctgtgcatgtgtgctaaatgacttcagtcgtgtctgactctttgcaaccccatctactgcagcacgctaggcttcccttccctgtccttcaccgtctcccggagcttgctcaaactcatgtccattgagtcaatgatgccatccaaccatctcatcttctgtcgccctcttctcccgccctcagtctttcccagcatcagggtcttttacaatgagtcttctcttcacatcaggtggtcgaagtattggagctttagcttcagcatcaccaatgaatattcagggtgacttcctttaggattgactggtttgatcttgctgtccaggggaccctcaagagtcttctccagcaccacagttcgaaagcatcaattattatATTTAGGTAAAGCTGTTCTACAAAAACAAtacaaaaggcagaaaataagCTTAAAGGCGTTTGGTTGGTGTTTCTTTGCAGGCTGAGGAATTGCGCCCTGACCTCCGAGTGCTGTCAAGATATAGCATCTGCtcttgataaaaataaaaccctgAGAAGTCTGGACCTTGGCAGTAACAGCCTGAGGGACAGCGGCGTGGTCCTGCTGTGTCAGCCCCTGTTGAACCCTGACTCTGGCCTCCAGGTTCTCGAGTAAGCTGTCCCCATTGCTTCCTTTGGGACCCGGGGTCTGTAAAATTCTCAGGGTAGAATGTGGAGATGTGTTTTGCATTGCTGGGATTTGCCATCCATTTGGGTAAAGGACTTAGAAGCttcagagcagtggttctcagagtgTAGTCCTCAaatattgttcagtcgctcggtcattgtctgactcttgtgaccctgtgggctgtgtgtgtgtgtgtgtgtgtgtggttgctcAGTAGcatccgactttgcgaccccacggactgtagcctgccaggttcctctgtccatgagattttccagcaagaatactgcagtgggttgcaatttcctcttcccagggatgttcctgacccagggatcaaacctacatctcctgcatcggcaagtggattttttatcactgagccacgtgggaagtgGCTCAGACTATGAGTGTTTTTGTCTGGGAAGTTGTTAGAAAGGCAAATTCTTGCATcatttgtctgtgtgtgtctggctTATCTCGTTGAGCGTTATGCCCTCGAGGTCCACCCAAGTCATCACAAACGGCAGGGTTTCCTTGTGCTTGGTGGCTGGGATGTGTGCTGCTGTGTAACATGCCACAGCTGCTGCTTCACGGCTGCGCAGTATCCCCCTGTGCGTGCCTAGCACGCCTTCTTTACCCACTCTTCTggcgatgggcatctaggttgctccgTATcatggctgttgtaaacagtgctgctgtgaacatgaggTGCAGATAACTCTCATATTCTCGTTTCTATTTCTTGGGTCCATACCCAGACCTAGGGCTGCTGGATCATGTGGGCCCTGCACAGCCTGTGTCTCACAAACACCTCCCGTGATTCCCAGGAATGCTAGGGTTTAAGGACCATCATTCCAGGAAAAATTCTtgtattcagtgaaacataaagaaaatgtgttagtTTTAGACTAATACCTTAGCCGTAGATGGAGTCTTTCGAAATCAATGTTTATGCTTAGGGACTCTTTTCTCTGTAtgtaattttttcttctcttataacGTCTCTATGCCAACATCATACTAGTCAGTGACTTAAAAGGATCTatcctatttttaattgttatagTGGCTACTCCAGATATTTGGAAAAGATTTGGAAACATCTCTTCTCCAGTAACAAAGGTTGAAACTTTTTtagagttattttttatttattttaaattttctattagaattgattaacaatgttgtgtcagtttcagatatacagcaaagtgattcagttatgcatatacactttttttttttgcctctttccTACCTGCATTTTCTGTTCACTATTGGTATGATCTGGGTTCTAAGTCTAGGTCTTTTTTTCACTCAGATATgtgagcttttgtttttttttattgaagtacagttgcttATCATATAACactagtttcaggcatacagcatagtgattcagtatttttacagagtcttttttttttttttttttagagtcccTAAGCATAAACATTGATTTCGAAAGACTCCATCTACGGCTAAGGTATTAGTCTAAAactaacacattttctttatgtttcactgaatacaAGAATTTTTCCTGGAATGACGGTCCTTAAACCCTAGCATTCCTGGGAATCACGGGAGGTGTTTGTGAGACACAGGCTGTGCACGGCCCACATGATCCAGCAGCCCTACGTCTGGGTATGGACCCAGAGTATTTTTACAgagtatttttacatttaatgTTTACCCCattaaacattattaaaataatggctacaattccccatgttgtacaatacatccttgttaCTTAGTGATTTTATACTTAATAGTTTGTATGTCTTAATTCAATTAGTCAATTTGCCCTTTTTTCCATCTCCCCCTTGTTAACACTAGTTTGTCTTCTATATCTGTGAGATTTcttctgttttgcatttttacTCACTTGTGTGATTTCTtatattccacatttaagtgacatCACTGAAGTCTAGATCATTTAAATCACTTTATGTTACACCTTTAATTCCTAGGATTAATCCTGATAATGGATTTCATTTTTGTTGATAATTAACTACTCGAAGGGAATCCACTGCAGGTCACAATTCTTTTACTCCAGAAATTTAGTCTTGGGATTTAAATATTGATTTATCTCCTAGGTTGAGTGAAGTATATTTGCAAGTATGGAATACATTTCCAGGTAaccataagtgaaaaaaaaaatatatgtatatttgaatcattttgcagtacagcagaaattaacacaacattgtaaatcaactatatttttaataagtgatctatttttaacttttttactttgtattaaggtatagctgattaaccagagaaggcaatgacaccccactccagtactctcgcctggaaaatcccatgggtggaggagcctggtaggctgcagtccacggggtcgctaagagttggacacgactgagcgacttcactttcatgcattggagaaggaaatggcaacccactccagtattcttgcctggagaatcccagagacggaggagcctggtgggctgccgtctatggggtcgcacagagtcggacacgacttagcagcagcagcagcagcatagctgattaacaatgttgtgatagtttcaggtgaacagtgagggGACTTGGCCCTAACGTAGGCATCCATGTATCTATTCTCTCCCAGATTCCCCTCCTAACCAGGCTAACACATAGCAtggagcagagtcccctgtgctatacagtttaattttttaaaactgctacTATATATACaacagataaccagcaaggacctactgtgtagcacggAAGAACCCTGTTCAAcactctataataacctaaacgggaaaaaatttttaaaagcaaagatacatatatatgtacaaggGAATCTCTTTGCTGAACACCtacaactaacacaacatcgtcaaccaactatgctccaatataaaatttttaaaaggaaaataaaacttctgttgttgttgagtcactaagttgtgtccaactccatgcaaccccatggactgcaacatgccaggcttccctgtccatcaccaactcccagagtttgctcaaactcatgcccattgagtcagtgatgccatccaaccagctcaccctctgtcatccccttcttctcccaccttcaatctttcccagcatcaggtccaatgagttggctctccgcatcaggtggccaaagcactggagcttcagcatcagtccttccaatgagtattcaggactgatttcctttaggatggactggttggatctcctttctgcccaagggagtctcaagagtcttctccagcaccacagtttgaaagcattagaCTATTCAGAAGGAAATGAGGTATTCCGGCCACAGTATGCCTTCCGGGCTGTGAACAGCTCGGCTGGCCGTCGCTCAGCCGCGGCCTGTTTCCCTCCCGCAGGCTGGAGGAGTGCCAGTTCACTTCCGTCTGCTGCCCAGCCCTGACCTCCGTGCTCCTCCACAACCGGACCCTGCGGCACCTGGACCTCAGCGGAAACGGCGTCGGGCTCCGGGGCGCCAAGCTCCTGCAGGACGCCGCCCTGAAGAGGGTGCTCCGCCCCGAGGTCGTCCTGTACGTCCCCGCAGCTTCCGGTGCGGCAGCCACAGGCCTGGGAGGGAAGGCGCCTTGTCGGGAGGGCGACCCTGGGCCCGAGGTGCTGCTGGCGGAGGCGGCCACATCCTGCACCCCTTTGCTGGGGGTCTACAGTTCCCTCATGGGGCTGCCACACCCCAACTCCTGCTTGTCTGTGATGAGAAAGTGGACCCGGATACTCCcgtctgctcttttttttttttttttgcatttaaaaatttaatttttttttacaataggtcctgtaggttatctattttatttttaaaaatatttatttatttggctgctcaggatcttagttctggcatgtgggatctagttccctgaccagaaactgaacctgggccccctgcactgggagcacggagtcCTAGCTGCTagacaccaccagggaagtccagttatctattttaaatatagcagtgtatgcaTGTTCTCGTctacccaggtggctcggtggtaa
This genomic interval carries:
- the NLRP8 gene encoding NACHT, LRR and PYD domains-containing protein 8 isoform X10; the encoded protein is MGDMNLNSDPSSCPSSPLSPSGVSPPLLESSSSPTLPFRNGVMPFMLSVSAEHLQRFKQLLVEENPRPGCTPLTWDQLKSARCGELVHLLTEYFPGQRAWEVARDIFAKMNQTELCLQTQRELNEILPNLEPEALSLRKRELTLEEDESDKIREYKARVMSEHSTLWDRTSWPGNNMDFFYQEPCREDTLLQCLLLPRKPHGRQPKTVVLQGDAGVGKTTIAKKVMQQWAENKFYAHKGWLAFYLHCQDMDRPEEQSFSELIACKLSGSPALASRILSHPEHLLLLLDGFEELTLTLIDRQEDLREDWSQKMPGSVLLTSLLSKRMLPDATIIVFLRFSLWKTVSPFLNSPSLITLMGFSAPERSRYFRSYFKNRRDADAALRFAMGNAVLFSMCRVPVICWLVCSCLKQQMERGSSLPRAFPNATAVFIHYLSSLLPTRVRHVVGETPQEQLKRLCSLAVEGMWKNQWVFSETDLNLARLDERDIEVFLGVRVLRRAVAGGDLVAFAHPSFQEFFAALLFILCFPQRLRNFQVLDHFRILQLLAHPGRRKNHLAGMALFLFGLLNDTCALAVEQLFGCKVSLGNKRKLLKVATMPPDGDPPTPHHGLPQLFYCLHEIREEVFVGQILHDHRKSLLVISKIRDLQVSAFCLKFCRQLRELELTIAWAVAKATSLLPGPLPSPQPEGSERRSLWWQDFCSVFKTHESLEVLTVRDSVMDTEAVETLAAALRHPHCNLRKLIFKRVGSLVVSEGIIRVLVENQYLRHLEIQDTEVGCQVIDALCNTLKHPWCFLQFLRLEGCPFDPTNGAELTRSLKRNIHLKTLMLRRVSLERGEQCPPVLAPQLERLSLFLFGAER
- the NLRP8 gene encoding NACHT, LRR and PYD domains-containing protein 8 isoform X2: MGDMNLNSDPSSCPSSPLSPSGVSPPLLESSSSPTLPFRNGVMPFMLSVSAEHLQRFKQLLVEENPRPGCTPLTWDQLKSARCGELVHLLTEYFPGQRAWEVARDIFAKMNQTELCLQTQRELNEILPNLEPEALSLRKRELTLEEDESDKIREYKARVMSEHSTLWDRTSWPGNNMDFFYQEPCREDTLLQCLLLPRKPHGRQPKTVVLQGDAGVGKTTIAKKVMQQWAENKFYAHKGWLAFYLHCQDMDRPEEQSFSELIACKLSGSPALASRILSHPEHLLLLLDGFEELTLTLIDRQEDLREDWSQKMPGSVLLTSLLSKRMLPDATIIVFLRFSLWKTVSPFLNSPSLITLMGFSAPERSRYFRSYFKNRRDADAALRFAMGNAVLFSMCRVPVICWLVCSCLKQQMERGSSLPRAFPNATAVFIHYLSSLLPTRVRHVVGETPQEQLKRLCSLAVEGMWKNQWVFSETDLNLARLDERDIEVFLGVRVLRRAVAGGDLVAFAHPSFQEFFAALLFILCFPQRLRNFQVLDHFRILQLLAHPGRRKNHLAGMALFLFGLLNDTCALAVEQLFGCKVSLGNKRKLLKVATMPPDGDPPTPHHGLPQLFYCLHEIREEVFVGQILHDHRKSLLVISKIRDLQVSAFCLKFCRQLRELELTIAWAVAKATSLLPGPLPSPQPEGSERRSLWWQDFCSVFKTHESLEVLTVRDSVMDTEAVETLAAALRHPHCNLRKLIFKRVGSLVVSEGIIRVLVENQYLRHLEIQDTEVGCQVIDALCNTLKHPWCFLQFLRLEGCPFDPTNGAELTRSLKRNIHLKTLMLRRVSLERGEQCPPVLAPQLERLSLENCDLTPLSCGSLAFSLVSNQSLTHLSLAENALQDDGVKQLWNILGHFPSPLQRLVLRNCALTSECCQDIASALDKNKTLRSLDLGSNSLRDSGVVLLCQPLLNPDSGLQVLDIRSNELALRIRWPKHWSFSISPSNEYSGLISFRMDWLDLLSAQGSLKSLLQHHSLKALDYSEGNEAGGVPVHFRLLPSPDLRAPPQPDPAAPGPQRKRRRAPGRQAPAGRRPEEGAPPRGRPEEETKQWSGHDEKTGGPSGEQGCPEDGPGLDR